Proteins co-encoded in one Candidatus Stoquefichus sp. SB1 genomic window:
- the yabP gene encoding sporulation protein YabP produces the protein MDNNLHFEQTPYHHICLKDRKSLELTGVKKIESFDSYEFLIETSLGYLNITGSDLTLVRLDQDQNEVSIKGNIDSMSYVSEKKKTHQKDKMFNKLLK, from the coding sequence ATGGATAATAATTTACATTTTGAACAGACACCTTATCATCATATTTGTTTAAAAGATCGTAAGAGTCTTGAGTTGACTGGTGTTAAAAAGATAGAGAGTTTTGATTCATATGAATTTTTAATTGAAACATCATTAGGGTATTTAAATATTACAGGTAGTGATTTGACTTTGGTGAGGCTTGATCAAGATCAAAATGAAGTGAGTATTAAGGGGAATATTGATAGTATGAGTTATGTTTCTGAAAAGAAAAAAACACATCAGAAAGATAAAATGTTTAATAAATTATTGAAATAA
- the yabQ gene encoding spore cortex biosynthesis protein YabQ, with the protein MNLLVQFQCLFYSFGYGFVMSGVYHIINRFLWKVPLFIRYLFQIVIGCLFGVLYFYGLVILNDGILRLYFFIMVFLGYLFYQKYYAYYLLYHLEIIVRILKRIIAPFIFFFRYINGIIQKRVKKVKLKWQKRKNQDIKNS; encoded by the coding sequence ATGAATTTATTAGTACAGTTTCAATGTTTATTTTATTCTTTTGGGTATGGTTTTGTAATGAGTGGGGTCTATCATATTATCAATCGATTTTTATGGAAAGTGCCTTTATTCATTCGTTATCTATTTCAGATAGTTATTGGATGTTTATTTGGTGTTCTTTATTTTTATGGTTTGGTTATTTTAAATGATGGGATATTAAGGCTTTATTTCTTTATTATGGTTTTTTTAGGATATTTATTTTATCAGAAATATTATGCCTACTATCTTTTGTATCATTTAGAGATAATTGTTCGTATTTTGAAAAGAATAATCGCACCTTTTATCTTCTTTTTTCGTTATATTAATGGTATAATACAAAAAAGAGTAAAGAAGGTGAAGTTAAAATGGCAAAAACGAAAGAACCAAGATATAAAAAATTCTTAG
- a CDS encoding putative manganese-dependent inorganic diphosphatase translates to MKDIVFVSGHKNPDSDSICSAIAYADFLFRIGRYNAVPVRLGEVNKETEYILKKFGVEIPVLLKTVKQKVEDLDYDKVTVFSKELTLKTAWSLMKQQNLKSAPVLDDHSQLLGLLSTSNIIEGYMDDWDSQILREANTPIENVIDTLDASILYLDKGLKTIKGEVHIAAMTGEEAMKRVHENDVVIVGGDRDEAIEHLIKAKVSLIILTGSLTISEDLLTDCIHEHISIISTPFNTFMASQQIIQSIPVEYVMQKGGLTTFSTDDTVDYVKEVMSETRYRSYPVLDFMGRVVGSVSRFQVLNGMKKKVIQVDHNERAQSIDGIEEAEILEIVDHHRVADIQTIGPVLFRAEPVGCTATIVAKCYKEHQIDIPADMAGLMLGAIISDTLLFKSPTCTPTDTKIARELAKIAGVDIQEFGMDMFKAGTSLAGKTVEEIFNQDYKKFSFGDLSVGVAQVNTMDIDGFAAYKAEMLDYMEEVAKNNHMEFVMLLLTDVINATSEVFVAGPRPGYVETAFKVELVEQQASLPGVISRKKQVVPVITEALTQ, encoded by the coding sequence ATGAAGGATATTGTTTTTGTAAGTGGTCATAAGAATCCTGATAGTGATTCAATATGTAGTGCCATAGCTTATGCTGATTTCTTGTTTAGAATTGGGCGTTATAATGCAGTACCAGTGAGATTAGGTGAAGTTAATAAGGAAACTGAGTATATTCTTAAAAAATTTGGAGTAGAGATTCCAGTTCTGTTAAAGACTGTTAAACAAAAAGTCGAAGATTTAGATTATGATAAAGTGACTGTTTTTTCTAAAGAATTAACATTAAAAACAGCATGGTCTTTAATGAAACAACAAAATTTAAAGAGTGCACCAGTATTAGATGATCATAGTCAGTTATTAGGTTTGTTATCAACATCTAATATTATTGAAGGTTACATGGATGATTGGGATAGTCAGATTTTACGTGAAGCCAATACACCTATTGAAAATGTTATTGATACATTGGATGCAAGTATTCTTTATTTAGATAAAGGATTAAAAACAATTAAAGGTGAAGTACATATTGCGGCAATGACAGGTGAAGAAGCAATGAAACGTGTTCATGAAAATGATGTTGTTATTGTGGGTGGTGATCGTGATGAAGCGATTGAACATTTGATAAAAGCAAAAGTTTCATTAATCATTTTAACAGGATCTTTAACAATTTCAGAAGATTTATTAACAGATTGTATTCATGAACATATTAGTATTATTTCAACACCATTTAATACATTCATGGCATCTCAACAAATTATTCAATCTATTCCTGTTGAATATGTTATGCAAAAAGGTGGATTAACAACTTTTTCAACTGATGATACAGTAGATTATGTAAAAGAAGTTATGAGTGAAACACGTTATAGAAGTTATCCGGTTTTAGATTTTATGGGAAGAGTTGTTGGATCTGTTTCACGTTTCCAAGTGTTAAATGGCATGAAGAAAAAAGTTATACAAGTTGATCATAATGAAAGAGCACAGTCTATTGATGGTATTGAAGAAGCTGAAATTCTGGAAATTGTTGATCATCATAGAGTTGCAGATATTCAAACAATAGGACCAGTATTATTTAGAGCAGAACCAGTTGGTTGTACAGCTACAATTGTTGCAAAATGTTATAAAGAACATCAAATTGATATTCCTGCTGATATGGCTGGATTAATGTTGGGAGCTATTATTAGTGATACTTTATTATTTAAATCTCCAACATGTACACCTACTGATACAAAGATAGCAAGAGAACTTGCTAAAATTGCTGGTGTTGATATTCAGGAATTTGGAATGGATATGTTTAAAGCTGGAACTTCTTTGGCTGGTAAAACAGTAGAAGAAATCTTTAATCAGGATTATAAGAAGTTTAGTTTTGGTGATTTATCTGTTGGAGTTGCACAAGTCAATACAATGGATATTGATGGATTTGCTGCTTATAAGGCTGAAATGCTTGATTATATGGAAGAAGTTGCCAAGAATAATCATATGGAATTTGTGATGTTATTATTGACAGATGTGATTAATGCAACAAGTGAAGTGTTTGTTGCGGGACCACGTCCAGGATATGTGGAAACAGCATTTAAAGTTGAACTTGTTGAACAGCAGGCAAGTTTACCAGGCGTGATTTCAAGAAAAAAACAAGTTGTTCCTGTGATTACAGAAGCATTAACACAATAA
- a CDS encoding BspA family leucine-rich repeat surface protein — MKYHLKGKYRLKVNAFLVKQFKIWCSVLLVIAGSSYMLKNAYAEETTTTHWDISDTSTPNTVSADYADGTLTISGEGTMGKLYKVIDNNREKESLWNDYRFDITNVVIKENVIATDLSYMFYKLAKVTTISGLDKIDTTNVTDMSNMFYYCLKLNSIDLSKFKTVNVTNMENMFYACEGLIELDVSKFNTSRVTNMSDMFYDCQSLTELDVSQFDTSQVTNMNDMFSCCYGLTELDVSKLNTSQVTNMEGMFSYCNKLKQLDISMLKTSQVTNMQSMFRNCNDLVNLNFSGIDTSKVSTMFAMFSGCKSLTGLDVSSLNTGQVTNMSRMFEDCQSLTSLDLSCFDTSNVKTMDSMFADCQSLTSLDLSRFNTSNVTVMSYMFMDCQALTTLDVSYFDTSKVYGFNDMFNGCLSLVKIKGLAISIDDCMIDNVFTATPNLSEIQVKTKVSLDIPYIDDNHRWYDDQGNQLISDGDNAVIPVSETYVTYTLKPGISYDIIYNLYGGVLPDDAQDQFEILGEYELPMPTKNGYIFDGWYDSEDFNHAITKIEKNTTKDMTVYAKWIGKTAIKADDFKVELSSETYTGNEITYTITSSLDGVGTFQVKKLEKDGIEVSKVKEAGTYKMTFDVAEADQYKSATVTKEFKISQATNSWKDELHIENWTYGEKANVPTSQVSFGEVKYTYSSSKNGKFTENKPTDAGTWYVKAQVNETSNYTGLEEVKEFNINKAIPTVELPTNLRGIEDQLLSTVTLSKGWTWADGDIVLSVQNGGYKARLIIDDTNYDYTGVEGYNKENHYVERTLNVSIASKEAGSIQKEVKKGNNAPDIKIPITESQLANIVLTDEEKKAVEKGNDIKIVLTVDDASGQISIKDKTVVESVLGKMKIGQYLDVSLLKIIDHEESRISQTRGTIKITIEIPESLRKANREFVMIRVHDGVATILKDLDTDANTITIETDRFSTYAIAYQDKQSNIAETEDRTVIGGYIILVGLTGMLLFINRKQKRI; from the coding sequence ATGAAATATCATTTAAAAGGGAAGTATAGATTAAAAGTGAATGCATTTTTAGTTAAGCAGTTTAAGATATGGTGTAGTGTATTACTAGTCATTGCTGGTTCATCATATATGCTTAAGAATGCTTATGCAGAAGAAACTACAACTACACATTGGGACATATCAGATACATCGACTCCTAACACAGTTTCAGCTGATTATGCTGATGGAACACTTACTATTAGTGGTGAAGGAACAATGGGAAAACTGTATAAAGTTATTGACAATAATAGGGAAAAAGAATCTTTATGGAATGATTATCGCTTTGACATAACAAATGTCGTTATTAAAGAGAATGTAATTGCAACTGATTTAAGTTATATGTTTTATAAATTGGCAAAAGTAACAACAATCAGTGGTTTAGATAAAATAGATACAACTAATGTAACTGATATGTCAAATATGTTTTATTACTGTCTAAAGTTAAATAGTATTGATTTATCAAAATTTAAAACTGTAAATGTTACTAATATGGAGAATATGTTTTATGCATGCGAAGGTTTAATTGAACTGGATGTATCCAAGTTTAATACAAGTCGCGTCACTAATATGAGTGATATGTTTTATGATTGTCAGTCTTTAACTGAATTAGATGTCTCTCAGTTTGATACAAGCCAAGTGACTAATATGAATGATATGTTTTCTTGTTGCTATGGTTTAACTGAATTGGATGTATCCAAATTGAACACAAGCCAAGTGACTAATATGGAAGGAATGTTTTCTTATTGTAATAAATTAAAGCAATTAGATATATCTATGTTAAAAACAAGTCAAGTCACTAATATGCAAAGTATGTTTAGAAATTGCAATGATTTAGTTAATTTGAATTTTAGTGGTATTGATACAAGCAAAGTCTCTACAATGTTTGCGATGTTTAGTGGGTGTAAGAGTTTGACTGGATTGGATGTATCTAGTCTCAACACAGGGCAAGTCACTAATATGAGTAGAATGTTTGAAGATTGTCAGTCTTTAACCAGTTTAGATTTATCATGTTTCGATACAAGCAACGTAAAGACTATGGATTCTATGTTTGCTGATTGTCAGTCTTTAACCAGTTTAGATTTATCACGTTTCAATACAAGCAATGTCACTGTAATGTCATATATGTTTATGGATTGTCAAGCGTTAACTACATTGGACGTATCTTATTTCGATACAAGCAAAGTATACGGTTTCAATGATATGTTTAATGGTTGTCTATCTTTAGTTAAAATAAAAGGATTAGCTATTTCTATAGATGATTGTATGATTGATAACGTTTTTACTGCAACACCAAATTTATCTGAAATTCAAGTCAAAACAAAAGTGTCATTAGATATTCCTTATATTGATGATAATCATAGATGGTATGATGATCAAGGTAATCAATTAATCAGTGATGGAGATAATGCAGTTATTCCTGTATCTGAGACTTATGTGACTTATACATTAAAACCTGGTATTTCTTATGACATTATTTATAACTTATATGGTGGAGTTTTACCAGATGATGCTCAAGATCAATTTGAAATCTTAGGTGAGTATGAATTACCTATGCCTACAAAGAATGGTTATATCTTTGATGGCTGGTATGATAGTGAAGATTTTAATCATGCTATAACAAAGATTGAAAAGAACACTACAAAAGATATGACTGTTTATGCTAAGTGGATAGGAAAGACAGCTATAAAAGCAGATGACTTTAAAGTAGAATTATCAAGTGAGACTTATACGGGAAATGAAATCACTTATACAATAACATCTTCACTTGATGGTGTTGGTACATTTCAAGTAAAAAAACTTGAAAAAGATGGTATTGAAGTGAGCAAAGTTAAAGAAGCAGGTACATATAAAATGACATTTGATGTGGCTGAGGCTGATCAGTATAAGTCAGCGACAGTAACAAAGGAATTTAAAATATCACAGGCAACAAATAGCTGGAAAGATGAACTTCATATAGAAAACTGGACTTATGGTGAAAAGGCAAATGTACCAACTTCACAAGTTAGTTTTGGAGAAGTCAAATATACTTACAGTTCAAGCAAGAATGGTAAATTCACTGAAAATAAGCCAACAGATGCAGGAACATGGTATGTCAAGGCACAAGTCAATGAAACAAGTAACTATACAGGATTGGAAGAAGTGAAGGAATTCAATATCAATAAAGCAATTCCAACAGTTGAATTGCCAACCAATCTAAGAGGTATAGAAGATCAGTTGCTTTCAACAGTTACTCTATCAAAAGGTTGGACATGGGCTGATGGAGATATTGTGCTTAGTGTTCAAAATGGTGGCTATAAAGCAAGACTTATCATTGATGATACAAATTATGACTATACTGGTGTAGAAGGATACAATAAAGAGAATCATTATGTGGAAAGAACGTTGAATGTTTCTATTGCAAGTAAAGAAGCAGGAAGTATACAAAAGGAAGTTAAGAAAGGGAATAATGCACCAGATATAAAGATACCTATCACTGAAAGTCAACTTGCCAATATTGTTTTAACGGATGAAGAAAAGAAGGCAGTAGAAAAAGGCAATGATATAAAGATTGTTCTGACAGTTGATGATGCCTCAGGACAAATTAGTATCAAAGATAAGACAGTTGTAGAATCAGTGTTAGGAAAAATGAAGATAGGACAGTATCTGGATGTCAGTCTGTTAAAGATCATTGATCATGAAGAAAGCAGGATAAGTCAAACAAGAGGAACTATTAAAATCACAATAGAGATACCAGAAAGCTTAAGGAAGGCAAACAGAGAATTTGTGATGATACGCGTCCATGATGGAGTGGCAACAATTCTAAAGGATTTAGATACTGATGCGAATACAATAACGATTGAGACAGATCGATTCTCTACATATGCTATTGCATATCAGGATAAACAAAGCAATATAGCAGAAACTGAAGACAGAACAGTCATAGGAGGATATATAATTCTTGTAGGACTTACAGGAATGTTATTGTTCATCAACAGAAAGCAAAAAAGGATATAA
- a CDS encoding Cof-type HAD-IIB family hydrolase, giving the protein MIKAIFFDIDGTILSHKTKTVPKSTQKALHLLKEKGIYTFIATGRHISEMKDLPIQDLDFEGFITLNGQYCYNHQEVIYDLPIHSDDIQNILKKIHQKPFPCIFVEDKLMYINYHNPAVQIVQDAISTPLPDINNLERGLTHPIYQVIPYDITIHQEDDIMQCMPHCKKTRWHDLAIDIIPNNGGKQNGISKVLQHYHIHQDETMAFGDGQNDIDMFQFVELAIAMGNASDEVKQYANDVTDDIDEDGIMNALIQYKII; this is encoded by the coding sequence ATGATTAAAGCAATCTTTTTTGATATTGATGGTACAATACTCTCACATAAAACAAAAACAGTTCCTAAGTCTACTCAAAAAGCCTTACATCTTTTAAAAGAAAAAGGTATCTATACCTTTATAGCAACTGGTAGACATATTTCTGAAATGAAAGATCTTCCTATTCAAGATTTAGACTTTGAAGGTTTTATTACCCTTAATGGTCAATACTGTTACAATCACCAGGAAGTCATTTATGATCTTCCTATTCATTCAGATGATATTCAAAATATCTTAAAGAAAATTCATCAGAAACCTTTTCCTTGTATTTTTGTAGAAGATAAACTCATGTATATTAATTATCATAATCCCGCTGTTCAAATTGTTCAAGATGCAATTTCAACACCACTCCCTGATATTAATAATCTTGAAAGAGGCTTAACTCATCCTATTTATCAAGTCATTCCTTATGATATCACAATTCATCAAGAAGATGATATTATGCAATGTATGCCCCATTGTAAAAAAACACGTTGGCATGATTTAGCTATTGATATTATTCCTAACAATGGTGGAAAACAAAATGGAATATCAAAAGTGCTTCAACATTATCATATTCATCAAGATGAAACAATGGCTTTTGGTGATGGGCAAAATGATATTGATATGTTTCAATTTGTTGAATTAGCTATAGCGATGGGGAATGCAAGTGATGAAGTTAAACAATATGCTAATGATGTGACTGATGATATTGATGAAGATGGTATCATGAATGCTCTTATTCAATATAAAATTATTTAA
- a CDS encoding FtsB family cell division protein yields the protein MAKTKEPRYKKFLGLIYIGISAVLIYTLTMNAFRVMNQREQLTRLQTQKAELEKEKKALSEKVDLLTDDDYAARYARDEYIFPKDGEEVVRLPDTKK from the coding sequence ATGGCAAAAACGAAAGAACCAAGATATAAAAAATTCTTAGGTCTTATATATATTGGCATTTCCGCTGTTTTAATTTATACATTAACAATGAATGCTTTTCGTGTTATGAATCAAAGAGAACAATTAACACGTTTACAAACACAAAAGGCAGAATTAGAAAAAGAGAAAAAGGCTCTATCTGAAAAGGTTGATTTACTCACAGATGATGATTATGCAGCAAGATATGCTAGAGATGAGTATATTTTTCCTAAAGATGGAGAAGAAGTTGTGAGATTGCCAGATACAAAGAAATAA
- a CDS encoding Cof-type HAD-IIB family hydrolase, whose protein sequence is MVYKVIASDMDETLLNDQHAICQRNIDLIQKAKEKGVKFVPATGRGFMSIQHDLKTLGLYDEENEYVLSFNGGALTENKNNRLLFFEGLSFEKTKEIFEFGLHCNVCQHVYTKDKVYVFNLSESEAERIKNQKVECVIMDENSIDFLKDEPISKILYQNTDVPYLMSLEPQMKEIWEGHCAVSYSSNRYMEFNKIGIDKGAGLKHLADVLGVDISECIAVGDNYNDLPMLRVAGLSVAAANAVEDVKKVCDVTTQADNNQGVIAEIIERYIL, encoded by the coding sequence ATGGTGTATAAGGTCATAGCAAGTGATATGGATGAGACTTTGTTGAATGATCAACATGCGATTTGTCAAAGAAATATTGATTTGATTCAAAAAGCAAAAGAAAAAGGTGTGAAATTTGTGCCAGCTACTGGACGTGGTTTTATGTCTATTCAACATGATTTGAAAACGTTAGGGCTTTATGATGAAGAAAATGAATATGTTCTTTCTTTTAATGGTGGAGCTTTAACTGAAAATAAAAATAATCGCTTGCTCTTTTTTGAAGGATTATCTTTTGAAAAAACAAAAGAGATTTTTGAGTTTGGATTACATTGTAATGTCTGTCAGCATGTTTATACTAAAGATAAGGTTTATGTTTTTAATCTTTCTGAATCTGAAGCTGAAAGAATTAAAAATCAAAAAGTTGAATGTGTCATTATGGATGAAAATTCAATTGATTTCTTAAAAGATGAACCAATTTCTAAGATCCTTTATCAAAATACAGATGTTCCTTATTTAATGAGTCTTGAACCTCAAATGAAAGAAATTTGGGAAGGTCATTGTGCTGTAAGTTATTCTTCTAATCGATATATGGAATTTAATAAGATTGGAATTGATAAAGGAGCAGGATTAAAGCATTTGGCTGATGTTTTGGGTGTTGATATAAGTGAATGTATTGCAGTTGGGGATAATTATAATGATTTGCCAATGCTGCGTGTTGCTGGTTTATCAGTGGCTGCTGCGAATGCTGTTGAGGATGTTAAAAAGGTTTGTGATGTGACAACGCAAGCAGATAATAATCAAGGTGTGATTGCTGAAATTATTGAAAGGTATATTTTGTAG
- a CDS encoding Cof-type HAD-IIB family hydrolase — protein sequence MYKMILSDLDETLLVNHHVPELNQQAVKSLQNKDVKFVPATGRAFNMIGEILQELGTYQQKDEYSICFNGGLIVENKDDHILYFNGLTFEETKELFEAGAKYDVCVLIFTLDCCYIFNADPDEVERKTVQKAPFKVIDEYNMDFLKGDKIAKILFERRDMPYLKSIEQELLPIIEGRFAASYSSYRYLEFNPLGVSKGAALKWLANYLHIEIPETIAIGDNYNDTSMIEVAGLGVCVAGATDDIKAMSDYVTSVDYDQGAVKEVIEKFIGEGESHGV from the coding sequence ATGTATAAAATGATATTATCTGATTTAGATGAAACGTTATTGGTGAATCATCACGTACCTGAATTAAATCAGCAGGCAGTGAAATCTTTACAAAATAAAGATGTGAAATTTGTTCCAGCAACTGGAAGAGCATTTAATATGATTGGAGAAATTTTACAGGAATTAGGGACTTATCAGCAAAAAGATGAATATTCTATTTGTTTTAATGGTGGATTGATTGTGGAAAATAAAGATGATCATATTCTTTATTTTAATGGATTAACATTTGAGGAAACAAAAGAATTATTTGAGGCTGGGGCAAAGTATGATGTTTGTGTTTTGATTTTTACTTTGGATTGTTGTTATATTTTTAATGCTGATCCTGATGAAGTTGAAAGAAAAACGGTTCAAAAAGCACCATTTAAGGTAATTGATGAATATAATATGGATTTTTTAAAGGGTGATAAAATAGCAAAAATTTTATTTGAAAGACGTGATATGCCTTATTTAAAGAGTATTGAACAAGAATTATTACCAATTATTGAAGGACGTTTTGCAGCAAGTTATTCTTCTTATCGTTATTTAGAATTTAATCCATTGGGAGTGAGTAAAGGAGCTGCATTAAAATGGTTAGCCAATTATTTACATATTGAAATTCCTGAGACGATTGCAATTGGTGATAATTATAATGATACATCTATGATTGAAGTGGCTGGTTTAGGAGTTTGTGTTGCAGGGGCAACTGATGATATTAAGGCAATGTCTGATTATGTGACGTCAGTGGATTATGATCAGGGAGCAGTTAAAGAAGTGATTGAGAAGTTTATTGGAGAGGGTGAAAGTCATGGTGTATAA
- a CDS encoding RNA-binding S4 domain-containing protein, which translates to MRLDKFLKVSRIIKRRTLSKEISESSRVKVNGKIAKPSTQLKIGDEIEIEFGRSILSVRVKELKDHVLKDDSSMLYEIIDEKKKEEVYTD; encoded by the coding sequence ATGCGTTTAGATAAATTTTTAAAAGTATCAAGAATTATTAAAAGAAGAACATTATCAAAAGAAATTAGTGAATCATCACGAGTTAAGGTCAATGGTAAGATTGCTAAACCTTCAACCCAATTAAAGATTGGTGATGAAATAGAAATAGAATTTGGTCGTAGTATTTTGAGTGTAAGAGTAAAAGAACTTAAAGACCATGTTTTAAAAGATGATAGTTCAATGTTATATGAAATTATAGATGAAAAGAAGAAAGAAGAGGTTTATACTGATTAA
- a CDS encoding AbrB/MazE/SpoVT family DNA-binding domain-containing protein, translating into MKTTGMVRRIDELGRIVIPKEMRKQLMMKEGESISFSLEDDKIILTKFSMLNKMGPTVQVLLEGLYTKYHNTFMICDRQNVIASSSDGLARYQRKMLPKDLTLLIEQQEKQIEITMDFFDESQKITIYPLINGQECQGALLMITKQTPYYMMDETLLEFVNEVIEQEIEACV; encoded by the coding sequence ATGAAAACAACAGGTATGGTAAGAAGAATTGATGAATTGGGAAGAATCGTTATTCCTAAAGAAATGAGAAAACAATTAATGATGAAGGAAGGAGAAAGTATTTCTTTTTCATTAGAAGATGATAAAATCATTTTAACTAAATTTTCAATGTTAAATAAAATGGGACCAACAGTTCAAGTCCTTTTAGAAGGATTATATACAAAATATCATAATACATTTATGATATGTGATCGTCAAAATGTGATTGCGAGTTCATCTGATGGTTTAGCAAGATATCAAAGAAAAATGCTCCCAAAAGATTTAACTTTATTAATTGAACAACAAGAAAAACAAATAGAAATAACAATGGATTTCTTTGATGAATCTCAAAAAATAACAATTTATCCATTAATCAATGGTCAAGAATGTCAAGGTGCATTATTAATGATTACAAAACAAACACCTTATTATATGATGGATGAAACATTATTAGAGTTCGTTAATGAAGTCATTGAACAGGAGATAGAAGCATGCGTTTAG
- a CDS encoding alpha/beta hydrolase, with product MIVSFRFDMDELKRDRKITVYLPDDYYQQKKRYPVLYIQDGQNAFFDRLSFCGVSWGFLDYVKMMELDIIMVAIPCNFTGFKRMDEYGPWRINQELSYQETQIKGKIIGGEGIKYVEWMVHQLKPYIDCRFRTLSDDTAIVGSSMGGVISAYAALAYPEVFKKCAALSTAFWFYMDEFAEVIESHDYSLDNRFYFDLGEFEGCGDDVIDEWYIESNNMIYSMLKDKMENLEYHYFEGAQHNESEWRKRVPMFMDFLYQ from the coding sequence ATGATTGTATCATTTCGTTTTGATATGGATGAATTGAAAAGAGATCGTAAAATAACTGTTTATTTGCCTGATGATTATTATCAGCAGAAGAAACGTTATCCTGTTTTGTATATTCAAGATGGACAAAATGCGTTTTTTGATCGTTTATCTTTTTGTGGAGTCAGTTGGGGATTTTTGGATTATGTAAAGATGATGGAATTAGATATTATTATGGTAGCTATTCCATGTAATTTTACTGGTTTTAAAAGAATGGATGAGTATGGACCATGGCGTATTAATCAGGAATTATCTTATCAGGAAACTCAGATTAAAGGAAAGATTATTGGTGGTGAAGGAATTAAATATGTTGAATGGATGGTTCATCAGTTGAAACCATATATTGATTGTCGTTTTCGTACTTTAAGTGATGATACAGCAATTGTAGGAAGTTCAATGGGTGGTGTTATTAGCGCTTATGCTGCGCTAGCTTATCCTGAAGTGTTTAAAAAATGTGCGGCTTTATCAACAGCTTTTTGGTTTTATATGGATGAATTTGCAGAAGTGATTGAAAGTCATGACTATTCTTTGGATAATCGATTTTATTTTGATTTAGGTGAATTTGAAGGTTGTGGTGATGATGTTATTGATGAGTGGTATATTGAAAGTAATAATATGATTTATAGCATGTTAAAAGACAAAATGGAAAATTTAGAGTATCATTATTTCGAGGGTGCTCAACATAATGAAAGTGAATGGCGTAAGAGAGTTCCGATGTTTATGGACTTTTTATACCAGTAA
- a CDS encoding glycerophosphodiester phosphodiesterase, producing the protein MKKLAHRGYSAKYPENTMEAFIKAYEQGFDGVETDVHLTKDGEMVLIHDEKINRTSTGKGYVNDYILQELRQFNFNYKAYGHYDIPTLKELLSFIKGKDFLVNIELKTDVIHYEGIEEKVYQLVQGLGVQDQIYYSSFYLPSVQKIKALNVHNYAGYLMEHSYKKKYQELLDAQLTAFHPRYNFLNEKRIQNLKANGIQIATWTVPNFKEYQRLIDLGVDIIISNEYFK; encoded by the coding sequence ATGAAAAAATTAGCACATAGGGGTTATAGTGCAAAATATCCAGAAAATACCATGGAAGCATTTATTAAAGCATATGAACAAGGTTTTGATGGGGTAGAGACTGATGTTCATTTAACAAAAGATGGAGAGATGGTTTTAATTCATGATGAAAAGATTAATCGCACAAGTACAGGAAAAGGTTATGTGAATGATTATATACTTCAGGAATTAAGACAATTTAATTTTAATTATAAAGCATATGGTCATTATGATATACCAACATTAAAAGAATTGTTGAGTTTTATTAAAGGAAAAGATTTTCTAGTCAATATTGAATTAAAAACAGATGTTATCCATTATGAGGGTATTGAAGAAAAAGTTTATCAATTGGTTCAGGGATTAGGAGTTCAAGATCAAATTTATTATTCTTCATTTTATTTACCTTCAGTGCAAAAAATAAAAGCATTAAATGTTCATAATTATGCTGGTTATTTAATGGAACATAGTTATAAAAAGAAATATCAGGAACTGTTAGATGCCCAGTTGACGGCTTTTCATCCAAGATATAATTTTTTAAATGAAAAGCGAATTCAAAATCTTAAAGCAAATGGTATACAGATTGCAACATGGACAGTTCCAAATTTTAAGGAATATCAACGTTTAATTGATTTAGGAGTGGACATAATAATATCAAACGAATATTTCAAGTGA